The Longimicrobiaceae bacterium genome has a segment encoding these proteins:
- a CDS encoding TetR-like C-terminal domain-containing protein: MMARKAGLSAGDVVAAAAEIADAEGADAVTLASVASRLGVRPPSLYAHVDGLQGVRRLLALQAARELGVALRAAVQGRTGTEALREVAHAYRRFAREHPGLYGAAQRAVRPGEDDELYRALAEPVLPVLRALGDAGVTEADRVHLARAFRSALHGFVVLERGGGFGMPESVDESFGRMVELLLAGVAASAGGR; this comes from the coding sequence ATGATGGCTCGCAAGGCGGGGCTTTCGGCCGGGGACGTGGTCGCCGCGGCGGCGGAGATCGCGGACGCGGAAGGGGCGGACGCGGTGACGCTCGCCTCCGTTGCGTCGCGCCTGGGGGTGCGCCCGCCCTCGCTGTACGCGCACGTGGACGGGCTGCAGGGGGTGCGGCGGCTCCTCGCGCTGCAGGCGGCGCGGGAGCTCGGAGTGGCGCTGCGCGCCGCGGTGCAGGGGAGGACGGGGACCGAGGCGCTGCGGGAGGTCGCGCACGCGTACCGCCGCTTCGCGCGGGAGCACCCGGGGCTCTACGGCGCGGCGCAGCGGGCGGTGCGTCCGGGGGAGGACGACGAGCTCTACCGGGCCCTGGCGGAGCCGGTGCTCCCCGTGCTCCGGGCGCTGGGGGATGCGGGGGTCACCGAAGCCGACCGGGTGCACCTGGCGCGGGCGTTCCGGAGCGCGCTGCACGGGTTCGTCGTCCTGGAGCGGGGCGGGGGCTTCGGGATGCCGGAGTCCGTCGACGAAAGCTTCGGGCGCATGGTGGAGCTGCTGCTCGCCGGGGTGGCGGCTTCGGCGGGCGGGCGGTAG